In Rhodamnia argentea isolate NSW1041297 chromosome 1, ASM2092103v1, whole genome shotgun sequence, the genomic window TTAACATCAGGGTGAACATTCATCTTCCTTGAATGAATCTATAGTCACAACACAAATGATCAGCTTCTAATAAAATACCAGCAAGCTGTAGAAGAATATCAATTCTACAACAGTAAGTGCAGCATTTACTTCGGACTTCTCTTTTCAGTAGAAAAAGGATTACTTATTCATAAGCGACTTCTGTCGGACTCTATTAATCATATGCTAAGATGTACCTGTAAAATACGAGCCCTGGCTTCTTCAGTCGGATGAGGGAACTCAATTTTACGATCCAATCGACCAGAGCGCATAAGTGCAGGATCCAATATATCAGCTCGATTTGTTGCAGCAATAACCTGCAAAATGATAAATATGCCGAAACTCACGTTGACCATAGTCATTTCATTGGTAGATGTTACTTATACAAAATATATCTATGAGCTGCATGGGCAATATCCATTTACGTACATGGGAATTGAGTTAAATCAAGGTTCATAGAGAGAAAGTGACACCTTAATTCGATCATCACTACTAAAGCCATCAAGCTGATTGAGCAACTCTAACATTGTGCGCTGGACCTCTCTATCTCCACTTACTTCACTGCAAACACCAAGAGAACAATCCGCTGTAAACATAGTGTACGAAAGAAACAACAGTTTTACAAACCAATTACAAGATGATGATTAGAGTGGAGGTTATATTACTATTAACAACTCTTAATATCTGCATAGTAATTTAACTTTGCAGattattttcttatttccaATGTATCCATATTACAAGGACACAAACCATACATATTCTCTTTGTTATCCACTCATAATTAACATAACCAAGGTTCAGTTGTTCATAATCCACTTCATTTTTAAGGCTAAGGAAACTAACTGGCATACCTATCGAAACGTTTTGTGCCAATAGCATCGATTTCGTCAATGAAGATAATGCAGGGAGATTTCTCTTTTGCGAGCTGGAAAGCATCACGCACAAGTTTTGCTCCATCTCCAATAAACATCTGCATGAATGTGTGATCTAATAAGTATATGGCTTCCAACTAAGTTAGTATATGGCTTCCAACTAAGTCATAGAACCCAATATCCAGGAAGACTAATTATTTATTACTACCAGATTGAATAATCTGACACAATATCAAGAAAGGAAACAGCTATTCCGCTGTAACATCAATTCGCAGTGGAAGCACAAGGCAGCATCTTCTGGGGCGAACATGCATTAATTAATGGTTAGCACCAACCCAGTAATATAAGAGCACATATATACCTGGACAAGCTGAGGGCCAGCTAGCTTCAAAAAAGTGGCATTAGTCTGCGCTGCACAAGCACGTGCCATTAAAGTTTTCCCAGTCCCAGGAGGACCATATAACAGTACTCCCTTAGGAGGACGAACTCCCAGCTTCTGAAATCGTTCTTTATGTGTCATTGGCAGAACAATAGCCTCTACTAGTTCTTGGATCTGTGTTAACAACAGCATTGTCACTAGATTGTCTACTTAAGTAGTGCGTGCAGGGTTGATCAAAAGTCTAGCAATGTACCTGTTTCTCTAGTCCTCCAATGTCACTGTAATCTTCTGTTGGTTTTTCATCTACTTCCATAGCTTTCACACGGGAATCATATTCAGATGGTAGAGTATCCAAGATCAGATAGCTGTCTTTGTTTACACCAACTAAATCACCAGGTTTTAACTTGTCTGG contains:
- the LOC115743304 gene encoding 26S proteasome regulatory subunit 6A homolog, whose amino-acid sequence is MATAMVEDSNFEDDQLASMTTEDIVRASRLLDNEVRILKEEVQRTNLELESYREKIKENQEKIKLNKQLPYLVGNIVEILEMNPEDEAEEDGANIDLDSQRKGKCVVLKTSTRQTIFLPVVGLVDPDKLKPGDLVGVNKDSYLILDTLPSEYDSRVKAMEVDEKPTEDYSDIGGLEKQIQELVEAIVLPMTHKERFQKLGVRPPKGVLLYGPPGTGKTLMARACAAQTNATFLKLAGPQLVQMFIGDGAKLVRDAFQLAKEKSPCIIFIDEIDAIGTKRFDSEVSGDREVQRTMLELLNQLDGFSSDDRIKVIAATNRADILDPALMRSGRLDRKIEFPHPTEEARARILQIHSRKMNVHPDVNFEELARSTDDFNGAQLKAVCVEAGMLALRRDATEVTHEDFNEGIIQVQAKKKASLNYYA